One stretch of Echeneis naucrates chromosome 11, fEcheNa1.1, whole genome shotgun sequence DNA includes these proteins:
- the sall3b gene encoding sal-like protein 3b, producing MSRRKQAKPQHLRSDEEAAHTGLLRPDGIMEGTEREETCGGCHSSEETHVCDRCCAEFFTWTELSEHQKVCTEDPLVLIVKDNEGMPVPEESPVPSVASSDSSAAESTDAGFDPGEAHVNDNDSLDNLEEGRDRDEAMELEQRPQDKYTTISSPQPPESAASTSPQMLAAGSYNMPSTNVTLEILHSTRVAVAQFSQGINSSGTGGKGASAAIPVILEHLLALQQQQVHQLQLIEQICSQVAIMNRQPTQAALNPVSRSFSLAPNPFPSQGLIPPPILPLSGTMPSTVNGQAAVSLSSVLEKSQNISSQTGCGKSNFRDITCTSASSDNSNPSLSSSSSSSSSSSRSISALLPPYTGSHASGINCTQTLSSSSPLSLGQSGILSSSSSLPFLPQSPPSSVIFPNPLASIAATANALDPLAALMKHRKGKLPNVSLFETKPSSEEPFFKHKCRFCAKVFGSDSALQIHLRSHTGERPFKCNICGNRFSTKGNLKVHFQRHKEKYPHVQMNPYPVPEYLDNVPTSSGIPYGMSIPPEKPVSSWLDSKPVVATLPATMGLPLSSTITSIGGSNDPVAVTPSVKSPYQPAPGEYLSLSPNHRGSEAHFSPVSESPQLNREIETSTMLKTEGVHLPQSCTLKLRANPATEASGSTVPSVATTPEPITSASPVPISPPLSLNSDETKFQSGGLLESMQTSETSKLQQLVENIDKKITDPNQCVLCHRVLSCQSALKMHYRIHTGERPFKCKVCGRAFTTKGNLKTHIGVHRENPPVQVQHSCPLCQKKFTNAVVLQQHIRMHMVGQIPDSAPVDGLQEMDSDVSINGKSFDSLSSNGNDLIDDISMDDNEEEEEDEENMEEGMRPSKTLASDCNSPPKSFAVVSSIAALENQMRMVDATVSLNHSFGLKLLTNGFNDSSQLNIKCALSEKTVENSSVNSPNVSESSCSPHASPIQSNSEGMTIKSPAAHINMPESQEPLAASVKREQSESPASASAAAAAQERRGIPPGKPCVKEETPYSMSFQLSRDRAAGQSVPSLATSTSSAVIKTEVNGHCQPNNPNDGQHPPFSIHIPPAFPSVGSPGMTSLLGSAPPRRTPKQHNCNACGKNFSSASALQIHERTHTGEKPFVCSICGRAFTTKGNLKVHMGTHMWNNAPARRGRRLSVENPMALLGGEAVKFGEMFQKDLAARAMNVDPGFWNRYATAISNSLAMKNNEISVIQNRGISQLHPLTAGMDRVSTAGSPINSLTKTGMDLGNNRHFSMLIDDSKEIGIN from the exons gaATCATGGAAGGCacggagagagaggagaccTGTGGAGGCTGCCACAGCAGCGAGGAAACACACGTCTGTGACAGATGCTGTGCTGAGTTTTTCACTTGGACCGAACTGAGTGAACACCAGAAAGTCTGCACTGAGGATCCCTTAGTGCTGATAGTTAAGGACAATGAGGGGATGCCTGTTCCTGAGGAGTCTCCTGTTCCCAGCGTTGCGTCCAGTGACTCATCCGCGGCAGAGTCCACAGACGCCGGCTTTGATCCGGGAGAGGCGCATGTGAACGACAACGACAGTCTGGATAATTTAGAGGAAGGCAGGGACCGGGATGAAGCCATGGAGCTTGAGCAGCGCCCACAGGACAAATACACTACAATCTCCAGCCCTCAGCCTCCAGAATCAGCTGCGTCCACTTCCCCCCAGATGTTAGCAGCTGGCAGCTACAACATGCCGAGTACAAATGTCACGCTGGAGATTCTTCACAGCACCAGAGTGGCCGTGGCGCAGTTCTCACAGGGGATCAACAGCAGTGGCACAGGAGGGAAAGGAGCTTCAGCAGCCATCCCAGTGATCCTGGAGCACCTGCTGGCTCTGCAGCAACAACAGGTCCACCAGCTGCAGCTTATCGAGCAGATCTGTAGCCAGGTAGCCATCATGAACAGACAACCGACGCAAGCTGCGTTGAACCCAGTCTCAAGATCCTTTTCTCTTGCACCTAATCCTTTCCCTTCTCAAGGCCTCATCCCACCTCCCATCCTGCCGCTGTCGGGAACGATGCCCTCCACTGTTAACGGACAGGCTGCCGTTTCTTTGTCGTCTGTGCTTGAAAAGTCACAAAATATCTCCTCGCAAACCGGATGCGGAAAGTCCAACTTTAGAGACATTACGTGTACCTCAGCTTCCTCAGATAATTCAAATCCAtctctctccagcagcagcagcagcagcagcagcagcagcaggagcatcTCCGCATTACTTCCTCCTTACACAGGCTCCCATGCCAGCGGCATTAACTGTACTCAGACACTGAGCTCCTCCAGCCCGCTGTCCCTGGGGCAGAGTGGCATCCTCAGCTCATCCTCCAGTTTACCATTTCTACCTCAGAGCCCCCCCAGCAGCGTCATTTTCCCCAATCCCCTGGCTAGCATCGCTGCCACAGCTAATGCACTTGACCCTCTTGCGGCCCtgatgaagcacaggaaagggAAACTGCCTAACGTGTCCTTGTTTGAAACGAAGCCCAGCTCAGAGGAGCCCTTCTTCAAGCATAAATGCAGGTTCTGTGCCAAAGTGTTTGGCAGTGACAGCGCTCTGCAGATCCACCTGCGCTCCCATACAGGAGAGCGGCCCTTCAAATGCAACATCTGTGGCAATCGCTTTTCCACAAAAGGGAACTTAAAGGTGCACTTCCAGAGGCATAAAGAGAAGTATCCTCATGTTCAGATGAATCCCTACCCGGTGCCAGAATATCTAGATAACGTGCCAACAAGTTCTGGGATTCCCTATGGAATGTCCATCCCCCCGGAAAAACCGGTCTCCTCATGGCTGGACAGCAAACCTGTTGTAGCAACTCTGCCAGCCACCATGGGTCTTCCGCTTTCCTCCACTATTACCAGTATCGGAGGCTCAAATGACCCCGTAGCTGTAACACCATCCGTAAAGTCTCCCTACCAGCCAGCTCCTGGTGAATATCTATCTTTGTcacctaaccacagaggcagCGAGGCTCATTTCTCTCCTGTTTCCGAGTCTCCACAGTTAAACCGTGAGATAGAGACATCCACTATGCTGAAAACAGAGGGAGTACACCTGCCCCAAAGCTGCACGCTGAAACTTAGAGCCAACCCAGCAACAGAAGCAAGCGGCTCCACAGTCCCATCCGTGGCCACCACACCCGAACCCATCACGTCTGCCTCCCCCGTCCCCATCTCTCCGCCCCTCTCGCTCAACTCAGATGAAACTAAATTCCAATCAGGCGGCCTCCTGGAGTCTATGCAAACGTCTGAAACCTCAAAGcttcagcagctggtggagaaTATCGACAAAAAGATCACAGACCCCAACCAGTGTGTCCTTTGTCACCGCGTCCTCAGCTGTCAGAGCGCGCTGAAGATGCACTACCGCATTCACACCGGGGAGAGGCCATTTAAATGCAAAGTGTGCGGCAGGGCTTTCACCACCAAAGGCAACCTGAAGACACACATTGGCGTTCATAGGGAAAACCCCCCAGTTCAAGTGCAACACTCGTGTCCTCTCTGTCAGAAGAAGTTTACCAATGCCGTTGTTCTTCAGCAGCACATTCGCATGCACATGGTGGGGCAGATTCCAGACTCAGCCCCGGTGGACGGGCTGCAGGAGATGGACAGCGACGTCTCTATCAATGGAAAGAGCTTTGACAGTCTCAGCAGCAATGGCAATGACTTGATAGATGACATTTCAATGGATGataatgaagaagaggaagaggatgaagaaaatATGGAGGAAGGCATGAGACCCTCTAAAACTTTGGCCTCTGATTGTAATTCACCTCCTAAGTcctttgctgttgtttcaagTATTGCAGCTCTGGAGAATCAAATGAGGATGGTGGATGCCACTGTAAGCTTGAACCACTCCTTCGGCTTGAAGCTCCTAACAAACGGCTTTAACGACAGCAGCCAACTCAATATTAAATGTGCTTTATCAGAGAAAACGGTGGAGAACTCCAGTGTTAACAGCCCAAACGTGTCAGAATCCTCCTGCTCACCTCATGCATCTCCCATTCAGAGCAACTCAGAGGGCATGACGATCAAATCACCTGCAGCGCACATCAACATGCCAGAATCTCAAGAGCCTTTGGCAGCCTCGGTGAAGAGAGAGCAATCTGAGTCTCCCGCCTCTGCATCAGCAGCTGCGGCGGCCCAGGAGCGGAGAGGAATTCCACCCGGCAAACCGTGTGTGAAAGAAGAGACCCCTTACAGTATGTCCTTCCAactgagcagagacagag CTGCAGGTCAAAGCGTTCCCAGCTTGGCCACAAGCACGTCATCGGCCGTCATCAAGACCGAGGTGAACGGCCACTGTCAACCAAACAACCCGAACGACGGTCAGCACCCACCGTTTAGTATCCACATCCCTCCGGCTTTTCCATCAGTTGGCAGCCCGGGCATGACCTCCCTGCTGGGCTCCGCACCCCCTCGACGGACTCCCAAGCAGCACAACTGTAACGCCTGTGGGAAGAACTTCTCATCAGCCAGCGCCCTACAGATCcatgaacgcacacacacgggGGAGAAACCGTTTGTCTGCTCCATCTGCGGCAGAGCTTTCACCACTAAAGGCAATCTGAAG GTTCATATGGGAACTCACATGTGGAACAACGCACCAGCCAGGAGAGGCAGGCGGCTGTCGGTGGAGAACCCGATGGCCTTGCTGGGTGGAGAGGCGGTGAAGTTTGGGGAGATGTTTCAGAAGGATCTGGCTGCTCGAGCGATGAATGTAGACCCTGGGTTTTGGAACCGCTACGCAACGGCTATCAGCAACAGCCTGGCCATGAAAAACAACGAGATCTCAGTGATTCAGAACAGAGGCATCTCTCAGCTTCACCCTCTGACTGCAGGCATGGACAGAGTGAGCACCGCAGGAAGTCCAATAAACAGTCTAACCAAGACCGGCATGGACCTGGGAAATAACAGACATTTTTCTATGCTGATAGATGACAGCAAAGAAATTGGAATCAATTGA